In Desulfoferula mesophila, the genomic window CTCCAGGGGGAAGGGCAGCACCCGAGCTTTGCCCGCGAAAAGCTCCCGCGCCCGCTCCAGGCCCTTGGCCGTGGAGGAGCTGACGCTCAGCTCTATCTCCGGCCGCCGGGCCCACAGCTCCTGGGCCACGGCCTGGGCCACGGCCACCTCGCCCACGCTCACCGCCTGCAGCCACACCCGGGGGCCGCCGCCCGCCGGGGGCTGGTCGCGATAGAGCCCCAAGCGGGGCCACAACTCGCCCCAGCGCCGGGCCAGGCGCGAGCCCAGCCACAGGCCGGGCAGCGTGGTGCCCGCCAGGCCCAGGGCCAGGTTGTAAGCTATGAGGGATTTGCCCATGCTCGCCCGCCGGCCGCAACCGGCCGGATGTTCAAAAGGTTCCACCAGTTATAGCGGGCGGCCTCCGGCGCGTCAAGCGGGCGCGGGGTTCAGGGGGCTGGGCCGGCTGGGCCGTCCTGCCAGAAAATCCAAGAGTATGGCGTTGATGAGCCAGGGTCGCTCCAAAGGCCCGTAATGGCTGACCCCCGGCACCACGGCCAGCTGCCCGGCGGGCAGGGCCCGGACCATGTCCCGGGCGTGCTCCAGGCGCACCAGATCGTGCTGGCCCACCAGCACCAGGGTGGGGGCCGCGATGGTGGCCAGGTCCTCGGCCAAAAGGTTGGGCGAGGTGAGCCACATGGAGCGCACCGTGTCCACCAGGCGGGGCAGGTACTCATCATCCATGGGTGTGTGTTCGGCCAAGAGCTCCTTGTCCTCGGGCGCCAAATTGTCCCAGGTGATGGCCTTGGCCTGGTTAAAGAAGGCCTCCTCATAGCCGCAGACGTGGGCCGCGGCTCCGATCAGAGCCATGCGCTCCACCAGCTCGGGGCGGTCGCGGGCCAGGTACAGGGCCAGGATGCCTCCGTCGCTCCAGCCCACCACCTTGGCGCGCTCCAGGCCCACAGCCTGCATGAAGGCGGCGGCGTCGGCCGCGTACAGGGGGTAGGAGTGGGGCTGGGGGCAGTCCGAGCTGCGGCCGTGGCCCCGGCGCTCGGGCACCCAGACCTGATAGTGCTGCATGAGCTCGTACACCAGGCTGTGCAGCGACTCCAGGGTGACCAGTCCGCCCATCAACAGCAGCAGGGGCTCGCCCGCGCCGTGCACCTCGTAGTAGGTCATGACCCCGGCAATTTTTATGTACTGGCCGCCATCGCCAAGGACCTCACCATCGGGCAGGAGGAAGGAATTGATCTCGGCATCGATCATAGCTGACCTCTCGCAGGCAGGTTAATGCGCGCCGTGGGCAAATAAAGCGCCCGTAGCTCATCCCAGAAGTCGCCACCCAGCAGCCACAAGCTCACCAGGAGCATGATATCGCCAACCGCGCCGATGAGGATGCGGTTTTGGCTCGGCGCGGGCACGAACTCCGGCACATATGGGGAGGCCCAGCCGACCAAAAGACGGACGGAAAACAGCACCAGCCCCACCCCGTAGCGAAAGCGGCCCACCTGGTCGGGCGGCGCGGTCAGGCCAGGTGTACCCGGTCTCTTCACATGGTCCCGCTTGGTCCGGTCCTAGTGCGCCTCGGCCCAGTTGGCTCCTTGGCCGATGTCCACCTTCAGCTCCACGGCCAGCTGGTACACCCCCTCCATCTCCTGGCGCACCCGCTCGGTGAAGGCTTCCGCCTGCTTTTCGGGCACCTCGAACACCAGCTCGTCGTGCACCTGCAGGATCATCAGGGCCTCGGGGAACTCGGCGGCCATCATGTCAGCCACCTTGAGCATGGCCAGCTTGATCAGATCGGCCGCCGTGCCTTGGATGGGGGTGTTCAGGGCGATGCGCTCGGCCCCTTCGCGGGCCACCCGGTTGCTGGAGTTGATGGCCGGCAAGAAGCGCCGCCGCCCCAACAGGGTGGTGACGTAGCCCTTGTCCCGGGCGGAGGCCAGGTTGGTCTGCTGGAAAGCGGCGATGCCCGCGTAGCGGCCCAGGTACTTGCTGATGATCTCCTGGGCCTCCTGGTTGCTGATGCCCTGCTCCCGAGCCAGGCGGAAGGCGCTCATGCCGTAGAGCACCCCGAAGTTCACCGTCTTGGCCCTCGCCCGCATCTCCTTGGTCACCAGGCCGGGCATCACGTCGAACAGGCGCGCCGCGGTCTGGGTGTGCACGTCCAGGCCCTGGGACAGGTCTTCGAGGAGCAGCGGGTCGCGGCTCAGGTGGGCCAGCACCCGAAGCTCGATCTGGGAGTAGTCGGCGCTGAGCATGACCATGCCCGGCTCGGTGATGAAGCACTCGCGGATGCGCAGGCCCAGCTCGGTGCGCACCGGGATGTTCTGCAGGTTGGGGTCACTGGAGGACAGCCGCCCGGTGGCGGTAACCGCCTGGTTGAAGCTGGTGTGCACCCGGCCGGTGTCCGGGTGCACCAGGGCGGGCAGGGTGTCCACGTAGGTGCCCTTGATCTTGCTCAAGGTGCGGTAGTTCAAGATCTCGGCGGGCAGGGGGTGCTGGGCCGCCAGGATGGTCAGCACGGTGACGTCGGTGGAGTAGCCGGTCTTCTTCTTGGTCTTTTTCACCTGGGGCAGGCCCAGCTCCTCGAAGAGCACCGTGGCCAGCTGGGAGGGCGAGTTGAGGTTGAACTCGTGCCCGGCCAGCTTGTAGCAGGAGGCTTCCAGCTCGACGAGCTGCCCGCCCAGCTCCTTGCTCAGCTCGCCCAGGGCATCCACGTCCAGCTTGACCCCGTTCATCTCCAGCCGGGCCAGCAGGGGCACCAGGGGCATCTCCAGATCCAGGAACAGGGGCTCCAGGCCCGCCTCCTCGATGCGCGGGCCCAAGACCTTGGCCGCCTGCCAGGCCACGTCGGCGTCCTCGGCGGCGTAGGGGGTGGCTTTGTCCAGCTCGGCAAAGGCGAAGCTCTG contains:
- the polA gene encoding DNA polymerase I; the encoded protein is MSKKPTLYLLDASSYIHRAFHAIRNLTTSDGVPTGAVYGFVQMLLKVLDEAQPSHLAVVYDAKGPTFRHKLYEPYKANRPPLDPALKSQMPLVRQVVTALNLPAVEMEGYEADDLMATLARQATEQGFQVVLVTGDKDMSQLVNDRVSMWDTMKEARLGPAEVREKMGVDPELVVDLQALTGDSTDNIPGVPGVGPKKAKTLLEQYGDLDSVLAAAPEMKKSKLKENLLAHAEDARISRTLARLADDAPLSFSPELFAMAPPDPEVITPVLAQLEFTSLMKQFAPQPAASEGDYRLVVEPKELEAEIAKARKKGKVSIDTETTSIDPMLAQLVGFSLCSQKGQAIYVPVGHQLPDGEKQMDREKALDLLRPLCADPLVAKVGQNLKYDHIVLSRAGAPLAGIAFDTMVASYLLNPGKTSHGLAAIAAEFLGRSVIPYEEAVGGKNQSFAFAELDKATPYAAEDADVAWQAAKVLGPRIEEAGLEPLFLDLEMPLVPLLARLEMNGVKLDVDALGELSKELGGQLVELEASCYKLAGHEFNLNSPSQLATVLFEELGLPQVKKTKKKTGYSTDVTVLTILAAQHPLPAEILNYRTLSKIKGTYVDTLPALVHPDTGRVHTSFNQAVTATGRLSSSDPNLQNIPVRTELGLRIRECFITEPGMVMLSADYSQIELRVLAHLSRDPLLLEDLSQGLDVHTQTAARLFDVMPGLVTKEMRARAKTVNFGVLYGMSAFRLAREQGISNQEAQEIISKYLGRYAGIAAFQQTNLASARDKGYVTTLLGRRRFLPAINSSNRVAREGAERIALNTPIQGTAADLIKLAMLKVADMMAAEFPEALMILQVHDELVFEVPEKQAEAFTERVRQEMEGVYQLAVELKVDIGQGANWAEAH
- a CDS encoding alpha/beta fold hydrolase, which encodes MIDAEINSFLLPDGEVLGDGGQYIKIAGVMTYYEVHGAGEPLLLLMGGLVTLESLHSLVYELMQHYQVWVPERRGHGRSSDCPQPHSYPLYAADAAAFMQAVGLERAKVVGWSDGGILALYLARDRPELVERMALIGAAAHVCGYEEAFFNQAKAITWDNLAPEDKELLAEHTPMDDEYLPRLVDTVRSMWLTSPNLLAEDLATIAAPTLVLVGQHDLVRLEHARDMVRALPAGQLAVVPGVSHYGPLERPWLINAILLDFLAGRPSRPSPLNPAPA